A region of Schistosoma mansoni strain Puerto Rico chromosome 1, complete genome DNA encodes the following proteins:
- a CDS encoding putative protein phosphatase — MTLLPMENGEGILCALKCFEQEKPLSIPPILEDYIKQISRNGQTRLPWIYVKPLLLHKYNKVVDSFISEGSGLDYSMLATPPHLSELRQRVFNTLKRLDGIPFTIQRICELFDSPTRHYQRVDKFLRGLEKVCMVVSTVDPYGNKIHQEDPRFPSRAGLDDCGLIMEGPVTSPPTSPSPDNPQVHHISKSSDEEITEEEDDEGEDNSSDGSDERQSPKAEHSMNPNPLMNNSCASSWLFKAQNASNLPHTPPMPFRSSITKTRLTDQSLASAPLLSGLCGSLLSAYSNNDEDYDQLNRPSESKHTDSNTQVNSDHLSSVGSDFCSEPSECLHALPVESNLQEKPSDDSRKLSPAAQDEMQDNSLPWNEATKMPIVNSETLEDTIAQCDKLDEVSSSGLKPSVSNVNRNDSPSRGLELDTTGDESGLAGCQVLRPIGQLEAFVQNLNSEVSSSVTSVPLHSGSPKSTSDPSAHLSCVSSMEDPNHQGSITSSNSLLPVLIGVRRPRSPGMDSSGSDLNVSTSKGADLSESPAKRRRLPSSDLTETVESSTDSLVGISFQIVTSSSLALNDSPPIIMCNPTNQTRDMDSGECIFEASENSSSGQSVVDPISASDNISNLHGVVNISFPQNSELSSESVEGSETVSINNDNIGLSTINLSNINSETGEEES, encoded by the exons ATGACGCTCCTTCCAATGGAAAATGGGGAAGGCATTCTCTGTGCACTAAAGT GTTTTGAACAAGAAAAACCTTTATCTATACCACCAATTCTCGAGGATTACATCAAACAGATATCCAGGAATGGACAAACAAG GCTCCCATGGATATATGTGAAACCTCTGCTATTGCATAAATACAACAAAGTGGTCGACTCATTCATATCCGAAGGGAGTGGATTAGATTACTCAATGTTAGCTACTCCACCTCACTTAAGTGAACTTAGGCAGCGAGTGTTCAATACTCTCAAAAGACTTGATGG AATACCTTTTACTATTCAGAGAATTTGCGAGTTGTTTGATAGTCCTACTCGTCACTACCAAAGAGTGGATAAGTTCCTTAGAGGACTAGAAAAG GTTTGTATGGTGGTGTCCACAGTAGATCCTTATGGAAA CAAAATTCACCAAGAAGATCCCAGGTTCCCAAGCCGTGCTGGTTTGGATGACTGTGGGTTAATAATGGAGGGTCCTGTTACTTCACCACCCACCTCTCCATCTCCTGACAATCCTCAAGTACACCATATTTCCAAGTCCTCAGATGAAGAGATCACTGAGGAAGAAGATGACGAAGGTGAGGATAATAGTAGTGATGGGAGTGATGAACGACAATCACCAAAAGCTGAACATAGTATGAATCCAAATCCATTAATGAACAACTCGTGTGCAAGTTCATGGCTTTTCAAAGCACAAAATGCATCGAATCTTCCACATACTCCTCCAATGCCGTTTCGTAGTTCTATTACCAAAACCAGGTTGACGGACCAGTCTTTAGCAAGTGCTCCTTTACTCAGT GGTTTGTGTGGTAGTCTTCTCTCTGCATACTCAAATAATGACGAAGATTACGACCAACTTAATCGACCATCAGAAAGTAAACATACTGATTCTAATACCCAAGTTAATTCCGATCACTTATCGTCTGTTGGATCTGATTTCTGCTCTGAGCCATCTGAGTGTTTACATGCCTTACCTGTAGAATCTAACCTACAAGAAAAACCATCAGATGATTCACGTAAACTCTCTCCAGCTGCACAAGATGAAATGCAAGATAATTCTCTTCCATGGAATGAGGCGACTAAAATGCCAATCGTCAACTCGGAAACATTGGAAGACACAATAGCTCAGTGTGATAAATTAGATGAAGTATCTAGCAGTGGTCTTAAACCTTCAGTTTCCAATGTCAACCGAAATGATTCTCCTTCTAGAGGATTAGAG CTCGACACAACTGGAGATGAAAGTGGTTTGGCTGGTTGTCAAGTCCTGAGACCTATTGGTCAACTCGAAGCATTTGTACAAAACTTAAATTCTGAGGTTTCTAGCTCAGTAACGTCTGTACCATTGCACAGTGGGTCTCCGAAATCTACAAGTGACCCGTCTGCTCATTTGAGTTGTGTATCATCTATGGAGGACCCAAATCATCAG gGATCAATTACTTCATCTAACTCACTCTTACCTGTTTTGATTGGCGTTAGACGTCCCCGTTCGCCGGGAATGGATTCGAGTGGTAGTGATCTGAATGTTTCGACAAGTAAAGGTGCAGATTTGTCGGAAAGTCCTGCTAAAAGACGTAGACTCCCGTCTTCAGATTTAACTGAaacagtagaatccagtacAGATTCATTA GTTGGGATTAGTTTCCAGATTGTGACTTCATCATCTTTGGCATTGAATGATTCTCCTCCCATTATTATGTGTAATCCTACGAATCAAACTCGTGATATGGATTCTGGTGAATGCATTTTTGAAGCCTCAGAAAATTCTAGTTCTGGTCAGTCTGTAGTCGATCCAATCTCAGCTAGTGATAACATATCTAACTTACATGGAGTAGTAAACATTAGTTTCCCACAAAATTCTGAGTTAAGTTCAGAATCTGTGGAAGGAAGTGAAACAGTTTCtataaacaatgataatattGGCCTATCAACTATAAACTTGTCGAATATTAATTCAGAAACCGGAGAGGAAGAGTCATAG